A window of the Cicer arietinum cultivar CDC Frontier isolate Library 1 chromosome 6, Cicar.CDCFrontier_v2.0, whole genome shotgun sequence genome harbors these coding sequences:
- the LOC101499042 gene encoding cucumisin-like → MDRRYYVGHLLLLISLSLFLVNCYSSTPEDDIKTYIVYTENTLNDETSSLLHYQSLLQQVADHSNQVPKPILQHYKRSFSGFVANLSKEEVNIMAGLDGVVYVFSNEKRHLLTTKSLDFIGFPQKVERKNYESDVIIGVIDSGIWPESASFNDKGFSPPPTKWKGTCKAYNFSCNNKLIGARYYISFFDELSEQDFDSPRDCNGHGTHTTSIAAGNPISMASMVGLAEGTARGGTPSARIAVYKVCWGVNCYDSNVLAAFDDAIADGVDIISASIASTSNQTVHFRDAISIGAFHSMQRGVLTVLAAGNACPHPSTLHNFSPWAIVVGATTLDMRFVTDVQLGDNTTYEGVSLNTFDLEGKLYTIIYSGDAPNTIAGFDRHTSKNCSTNSLDDNMVKGKIILCEAIIGVPEAIRVGAIGILIQGQTNVDLAFSHPLPTSYLRLKDAIKIKKYIHSSSFPTATIWKSIEVKDTLAPVVASFSSRGPNNATPEVLKPDLVAPGIDIITSWSPISDIIGEKRKLEFNIISGTSMSCPHVLGAAAYIKSLHPIWSPAAIRSTLITTTKQMSPENNCDAEFAYGAGQIDPIKAVNPGLIYETNEADYIKYCLKYLCGQGINTSALQLITRDESNCSDTISAKDLNYPSFSIKAPHPKHHLSGSFNRTVTNVGLPMSTYRAVVTAPKGLVVSVKPDNLSFTSLGERLTYVLTVDGKLKRPIESASLIWNDGEFQVRSPIIVFDERAEKEKCVGTRDL, encoded by the exons ATGGACCGTAGATATTATGTTGGGCATTTGCTTCTGCTTATTAGCCTCAGtttatttttggtgaattgttaTTCATCTACTCCTGAAGATGACATAAAG ACTTACATTGTCTATACTGAAAATACCTTAAATGATGAAACTTCATCGTTGCTGCACTACCAAAGTTTATTACAACAAGTTGCCGATCACAG CAATCAAGTACCAAAGCCTATACTGCAACACTACAAGAGGAGTTTCAGTGGCTTTGTTGCTAATCTATCCAAGGAAGAAGTCAATATAATGGCTG GACTGGATGGTGTGGTGTATGTTTTCTCTAATGAAAAGAGACACCTTCTTACAACCAAATCGTTGGATTTCATCGGTTTTCCACAAAAAGTAGAGAGAAAAAACTATGAAAGCGATGTTATCATTGGTGTTATTGATTCTGGAATTTGGCCAGAATCCGCGAGTTTCAATGATAAAGGTTTCAGTCCGCCGCCTACGAAATGGAAAGGCACATGCAAAGCTTATAATTTTTCATGCAACAA TAAACTTATCGGAGCAAGGTATTACATATCTTTCTTTGATGAGTTAAGCGAGCAAGATTTCGATTCTCCAAGAGATTGTAATGGGCACGGAACACATACAACATCAATTGCAGCGGGAAACCCGATTAGCATGGCTAGTATGGTAGGGCTTGCAGAAGGAACAGCAAGAGGTGGAACTCCATCTGCTCGCATTGCTGTTTATAAAGTGTGTTGGGGTGTAAACTGCTATGATTCAAATGTTCTAGCCGCATTTGATGATGCAATTGCAGACGGGGTTGATATAATATCAGCCTCAATTGCATCAACATCAAATCAAACTGTCCATTTTAGAGATGCAATCTCTATTGGAGCATTCCATTCTATGCAACGTGGAGTGCTTACAGTGTTGGCAGCAGGGAACGCATGTCCACATCCTTCCACTCTGCATAATTTTTCTCCTTGGGCTATTGTGGTGGGTGCTACCACATTAGACATGAGGTTTGTCACTGATGTACAATTAGGTGACAATACAACATATGAG GGTGTTTCGCTGAACACGTTCGATCTTGAGGGGAAACTATACACCATTATCTACAGTGGCGATGCACCAAATACAATAGCAGGCTTCGATCGGCACACTTCCAA GAATTGTTCAACCAATTCCTTGGATGATAATATGGTGAAGGGTAAAATTATTCTATGTGAAGCAATCATAGGAGTACCAGAAGCCATTAGAGTTGGGGCTATTGGTATCTTGATACAAGGCCAAACTAATGTAGATTTGGCATTCTCTCATCCGTTGCCTACATCTTATCTTCGATTGAAGGAtgccatcaaaataaaaaagtacataCACTCATCAAG TTTTCCAACGGCAACCATATGGAAGTCCATAGAGGTAAAAGATACTTTGGCACCTGTGGTTGCCTCTTTCTCATCAAGGGGTCCTAACAATGCAACACCTGAAGTTCTCaag CCAGACTTAGTTGCTCCCGGTATAGATATTATAACAAGTTGGTCTCCAATTTCTGATATTATTGGTGAGAAAAGAAAATTGGAGTTCAATATAATATCAGGAACATCAATGTCGTGCCCCCATGTGTTAGGTGCAGCAGCATACATCAAATCACTCCATCCTATATGGTCACCTGCTGCTATTCGTTCAACTCTAATAACAACga CTAAACAAATGAGTCCTGAAAATAACTGTGATGCAGAATTTGCTTACGGAGCCGGTCAAATTGATCCTATCAAAGCTGTGAATCCTGGTTTAATATATGAGACCAATGAAGCTGACTACATAAAatattg cctaaaatatttatgtggaCAAGGTATCAATACATCGGCTTTACAACTAATAACGAGGGACGAAAGCAATTGTTCTGACACAATATCAGCAAAGGATCTAAATTATCCTTCATTTTCTATCAAAGCCCCACACCCAAAACATCATCTAAGTGGAAGCTTTAATAGAACTGTTACAAATGTTGGATTGCCGATGTCTACGTACAGAGCAGTTGTGACAGCCCCTAAAGGACTTGTTGTTTCAGTGAAGCCCGATAATTTGTCATTTACTTCATTGGGAGAAAGGCTGACATATGTTCTAACCGTGGATGGAAAACTAAAGAGGCCTATTGAGTCAGCTTCTTTGATTTGGAATGATGGCGAATTTCAGGTGAGGAGTCCTATTATTGTTTTTGATGAGAGagcagaaaaagaaaaatgt GTTGGCACCAGAGATTTATAA
- the LOC101495435 gene encoding ataxin-3 homolog: MMEGASNGGMLYHEVQESKLCAVHCVNTVLQGPFFSEFDLAALASDLDCKERQMMMLPAHSSAGDFLSHNVSLDGDFSIQVLQKALEVWDLQVIPLDSPVAEPAQIDPELENAFICHLQDHWFCIRKVNGEWYNFDSLYAAPQHLSKFYLAAYLDSLKGFGWSIFLVRGNFPKEFPISSSEASNGFGQWLSPEDAERITKSCNSVQAPQERVNNERQQRSNQFLSREEAEMFSDMEDEDLKAAIAASLMDSAPTVTNAEASAPQNDNQRSKQVATTETTPSSSQPKEQVGPIEVILPTSDESNKHVEAIEAGSLPNDKNNQQVESSLRGDNSQSQNQNKENTP, translated from the exons ATGATGGAAGGAGCAAGCAATGGAGGCATGTTGTATCACGAGGTACAAGAATCGAAACTTTGCGCTGTTCATTGTGTTAACACAGTGCTTCAAGGTCCATTTTTCTCTGAATTCGACTTGGCTGCACTCGCTTCCGATCTCGATTGTAAGGAACGCCAGATGATGATGCTTCCTGCTCACTCCTCCGCCGGTGATTTTCTCTCTCATAATGTTTCTCTCGACGGTGATTTCAGTATCCAG GTTTTACAAAAGGCTTTGGAAGTGTGGGACCTACAAGTCATTCCCCTTGATTCTCCAGTTGCCGAGCCTGCCCAAATTGACCCTGAGCTGGAAAATGCCTTCATTTGTCATTTGCAAGATCATTGGTTTTGTATCCGCAAAGTGAACGGGGAATGGTACAACTTTGACAGTCTCTATGCAGCTCCACAGCACCTTTCCAAGTTTTACCTTGCAGCTTACCTGGACTCTTTGAAAGGTTTTGGTTGGAGCATATTCCTTGTGAGGGGAAACTTTCCAAAAGAGTTTCCCATCTCTTCATCTGAAGCTTCCAACGGTTTTGGGCAGTGGCTTTCACCCGAAGATGCTGAGAGAATAACCAAATCCTGCAACTCAGTTCAGGCTCCTCAAGAAAGAGTTAATAATGAAAGGCAACAGCGTTCGAATCAGTTTCTTTCGCGGGAGGAAGCTGAAATGTTTTCAGACATGGAAGATGAAGATCTAAAGGCTGCTATAGCAGCTAGTCTGATGGATTCAGCTCCGACAGTGACTAATGCTGAAGCCAGTGCTCCCCAAAATGATAACCAAAGGAGTAAACAAGTGGCAACCACTGAAACTACCCCTTCAAGTTCTCAACCCAAGGAACAAGTGGGGCCCATTGAAGTGATTCTACCTACCAGTGATGAAAGCAACAAACATGTTGAAGCTATTGAAGCTGGTTCTCTTCCGAATGATAAAAACAACCAACAAGTCGAATCTTCTTTACGTGGCGACAACTCTCAAAGTCAAAACCAGAATAAAGAAAACACTCCATGA